A window from Planococcus maritimus encodes these proteins:
- a CDS encoding acetamidase/formamidase family protein, which yields MNHRIELTSENLHSSFNQAYKPILSVHSGDTLEARTPDIEWGYSAHEGEERIIYSSREQEEKLGHPLIGPIEIEGAKPGMVLEVRINENVPGWYGRNWAGGTPAWQNEKLGIANSERLQVDWTLNREQMTGKCTLSGTEFSVALSPFLGLIGLAPGAPGTHRTAPPYRTGGNIDCKELVKGSSLFLPVEVDGAMLSFGDGHALQGDGENSGTAIECPMDHVALTVVLHEEMTLHMPKAKTPAGWVTFGFDEDLNEAAATALDEMIGLIQDFHSVSKTQATALASVAVDLHITQIVNGVKGVHALLPHGAIR from the coding sequence ATGAATCATCGAATCGAACTTACATCCGAAAATCTCCACTCGTCGTTCAACCAGGCCTATAAGCCAATCCTGTCGGTGCATTCCGGCGACACCCTCGAGGCACGGACGCCGGACATCGAATGGGGCTATTCGGCGCATGAAGGTGAAGAGCGGATCATTTATAGCTCGAGGGAACAGGAAGAAAAACTTGGCCATCCGCTTATCGGGCCGATTGAAATCGAAGGCGCAAAGCCCGGGATGGTGCTGGAAGTACGTATCAACGAGAATGTCCCTGGCTGGTATGGCCGCAACTGGGCAGGAGGGACGCCGGCTTGGCAAAATGAAAAACTCGGCATCGCAAATAGCGAGCGCCTCCAAGTCGACTGGACGCTAAACCGCGAACAAATGACCGGCAAGTGCACATTGTCCGGAACCGAGTTCAGCGTCGCCTTATCGCCATTTCTCGGGTTGATCGGCTTGGCGCCAGGCGCACCAGGCACCCACCGGACCGCTCCGCCATACCGGACGGGCGGCAATATCGACTGCAAGGAACTGGTCAAAGGCAGCTCGCTGTTTTTGCCGGTTGAAGTGGACGGTGCGATGCTGTCGTTCGGCGATGGACACGCTTTGCAAGGCGACGGGGAAAACTCGGGTACGGCGATCGAATGCCCGATGGACCACGTCGCATTGACGGTCGTGCTTCACGAAGAGATGACGCTCCATATGCCAAAGGCGAAAACGCCGGCAGGCTGGGTAACGTTTGGCTTTGATGAAGACTTGAATGAAGCGGCCGCGACAGCGCTCGATGAAATGATCGGCTTGATTCAAGATTTTCATTCCGTTTCCAAAACACAAGCGACCGCTTTGGCAAGTGTGGCGGTCGATTTGCACATCACCCAGATCGTCAATGGCGTCAAAGGGGTCCACGCCCTCTTGCCACACGGGGCGATCCGTTGA
- a CDS encoding ATP-binding cassette domain-containing protein has translation MTAVQLNHVTLKFKKFEALKDISLTLEAGKIHGLIGRNGAGKTSLLSLIAAFREPTTGEVAVDGALVFENPEKMEQIAFIYDKDYKEETEKAKKLIALAAHYRPHFDMDNAEHLIKRFKLPVDKPVNKLSKGMQSALNVVIGLASRAPITIFDEAYLGMDAPAREIFYKEILKDQEEHPRTFILSTHLVSEMDYLFDHVVIIDQGRLVLNEPYETLEAQGASVTGAAADVDAFTATMQRLNEQQLGGTKSVMVYGELDETKRQEAHALGLEIGPVSLQDLFIYLTEEAN, from the coding sequence ATGACAGCCGTTCAACTCAATCATGTGACCTTGAAATTCAAGAAATTTGAAGCCTTGAAAGACATCTCCCTGACGCTCGAAGCCGGCAAAATCCACGGGCTCATCGGCCGGAACGGCGCAGGCAAAACTTCGCTGCTTTCGTTAATTGCCGCTTTTCGTGAACCGACAACTGGTGAAGTAGCCGTTGATGGAGCTCTTGTGTTCGAAAACCCGGAGAAAATGGAGCAAATCGCGTTCATTTATGACAAAGACTATAAAGAAGAAACAGAGAAGGCGAAGAAATTGATCGCACTTGCCGCTCATTACCGCCCACATTTTGACATGGACAATGCCGAGCATTTGATCAAACGTTTCAAATTGCCTGTCGACAAACCCGTCAACAAATTATCGAAAGGCATGCAGTCGGCACTGAATGTCGTCATCGGCCTCGCAAGCCGCGCACCCATTACGATTTTCGATGAAGCCTATCTTGGCATGGACGCACCGGCACGTGAGATTTTTTATAAAGAGATTCTGAAAGACCAGGAAGAACATCCGCGTACGTTCATCCTGTCCACTCATTTGGTATCCGAGATGGATTATTTGTTCGACCATGTCGTCATCATCGACCAAGGACGACTGGTCTTAAATGAACCTTATGAAACACTTGAAGCGCAAGGCGCATCGGTCACTGGCGCAGCAGCAGATGTCGATGCATTTACAGCAACTATGCAGCGACTGAACGAACAGCAGCTCGGCGGCACGAAATCCGTGATGGTCTACGGGGAACTCGACGAAACAAAACGCCAGGAAGCCCATGCTTTAGGACTCGAAATAGGCCCCGTCTCGCTTCAAGACCTGTTCATCTACTTAACCGAGGAGGCGAACTGA
- a CDS encoding GntR family transcriptional regulator: MINPSDSTKPLFLQIRELIEDQIVNDQLQEGDQAPSTNQLVNFYKINHATVSKGITQLVDEGILYKKRGIGMFVAEGAKHTLVQQRKKAFVDNYVTRLVQEAEKLGITELEIIELIKSTKGRDV, translated from the coding sequence ATGATCAATCCATCCGATTCGACAAAGCCCCTGTTCCTGCAAATTCGCGAATTGATCGAAGACCAGATCGTCAATGATCAATTGCAAGAAGGCGACCAAGCCCCATCCACCAATCAATTGGTTAACTTCTACAAAATCAATCACGCCACCGTGTCCAAAGGCATCACACAGCTCGTCGATGAAGGCATACTCTATAAAAAGCGAGGGATCGGCATGTTCGTAGCAGAAGGCGCAAAGCACACATTAGTCCAGCAGCGCAAAAAAGCATTCGTTGACAATTACGTCACCCGCCTGGTGCAAGAAGCAGAAAAGCTTGGCATCACCGAGCTCGAAATCATCGAATTGATCAAATCCACGAAAGGACGTGATGTGTGA
- a CDS encoding IscS subfamily cysteine desulfurase yields MMIYLDSAATAPMRKEAIAAYAEAAEKAFGNTQSLHDAGSAAADYVVSCRKLWGQFLNVRPDGIYFTGNASEANQLAIRSLLNGRPATSRQIVSTKLEHASVLSTLHELEKQGYTIDYIEVDRFGQVDMKAFEQAISEKTALVVMQLVNSEMGAVQPVKECAQIARRFGVPLHSDIVQGFGKLPVDIGLWGVASAVCSAHKIGGPKGVGIAYLDPSIHWQSVYEGTTHQNGFRAGTIDVPGIVSATIAAKLAISEQPHSYEHAQKLQDYLFAHLPDGVIATGEVTTKSPFIQGLILPHVEGQWMMLDCNRAQIAISTGTACKIGYGEAMSAMLAMGTEPDAARKFVRISFHRETSTRDIDEFIQVVDHSLTEFTSSL; encoded by the coding sequence ATGATGATTTATCTGGACTCTGCCGCAACTGCCCCAATGAGAAAAGAAGCCATCGCCGCCTACGCAGAAGCTGCGGAAAAAGCCTTTGGGAATACCCAAAGCCTTCACGACGCAGGATCTGCGGCAGCCGACTATGTCGTGTCGTGCCGAAAGTTATGGGGACAATTCTTGAATGTCCGGCCCGACGGTATTTATTTCACCGGCAATGCATCTGAAGCGAATCAACTCGCGATCCGCTCGCTGCTAAATGGCAGGCCCGCCACTAGCCGGCAGATTGTCTCCACGAAACTTGAACATGCTTCCGTGTTGTCTACATTGCATGAACTTGAAAAACAAGGCTACACCATCGATTACATTGAAGTTGACCGCTTTGGCCAAGTCGATATGAAGGCCTTCGAACAAGCTATCAGTGAAAAAACCGCACTCGTCGTGATGCAGCTGGTCAACTCCGAAATGGGTGCCGTACAGCCGGTCAAAGAATGCGCGCAAATTGCTCGTCGCTTCGGCGTGCCGCTTCATTCGGATATCGTCCAAGGCTTCGGCAAACTACCCGTCGATATCGGATTATGGGGCGTCGCCTCTGCTGTGTGTTCAGCACATAAAATCGGCGGCCCAAAAGGCGTCGGCATCGCCTACCTTGACCCGTCCATCCACTGGCAATCGGTTTACGAAGGGACGACGCATCAAAATGGATTTCGTGCAGGAACCATTGATGTGCCGGGTATCGTCTCCGCCACCATCGCCGCGAAGCTCGCCATCAGCGAGCAGCCACACAGTTACGAACATGCGCAAAAACTTCAGGACTACCTGTTCGCACATTTGCCTGATGGCGTAATCGCAACAGGTGAAGTCACCACAAAATCTCCGTTTATCCAAGGCTTGATCTTGCCGCATGTTGAAGGACAATGGATGATGCTCGATTGCAACCGTGCACAGATCGCCATCTCGACTGGCACCGCTTGTAAGATCGGCTATGGCGAAGCGATGTCCGCAATGCTTGCGATGGGAACAGAACCGGATGCGGCACGAAAATTCGTCCGCATCTCCTTTCACCGAGAAACCAGCACACGGGATATCGATGAGTTTATCCAAGTCGTCGACCATTCATTAACCGAATTTACGTCTTCTTTGTAA
- the nadB gene encoding L-aspartate oxidase, giving the protein MYDVCIIGGGVAGLMLARSLPDSYSIALLTKQHAYAGNTALAQGGIAASISLDDCAQSHAIDTMLASAHHADAERVDILVREGADIVAELLAQGLPYDADRNGQPSLGMEGAHSTRRILHAGGDQTGSILMQFLLEDSAENITRLSGHQALELMISQGRCTGVLVSQPTGDRTIIRARHIVLATGGIGQLYNQTSNSSVATGDGLSLAYHAGAVLEDLEFVQFHPTVLTIGGKSCGLISEAVRGEGALLVDRNGKRIMEGIHPLMELAPRDVVARAIEWHWQQHGPVYLDARKVAEFAQHFPSIQTNCLRHGIDPRYERIPVRPGAHFHMGGVKTDSYGATTVAGLFAIGEVASTGVHGANRLASNSLLEGLVFGRRLAKRITELTHPEVPLDVPVNFSANQRLDFEALDESELKKEMTHVAGILRHPKQLERFLKAHPLRSFPLRDYSDELIAEIHRSTASSLIATAALLREESRGGHYRVDIPEMKEQWTGKVIELSKNGAHLSERKIQSKETV; this is encoded by the coding sequence TTGTATGATGTTTGCATTATCGGAGGAGGCGTAGCCGGGCTCATGCTTGCGCGTTCGCTACCCGATTCGTATTCGATTGCCTTGCTGACTAAACAGCACGCTTACGCAGGAAACACTGCACTCGCACAAGGCGGCATTGCCGCGAGCATCAGTTTGGACGATTGTGCACAATCCCATGCCATAGATACCATGCTCGCTTCGGCCCATCACGCAGATGCCGAACGGGTGGATATATTAGTCCGTGAAGGAGCTGACATCGTAGCGGAATTGCTTGCACAAGGATTGCCTTATGATGCAGATCGAAACGGCCAGCCCTCTCTTGGCATGGAAGGCGCGCATAGCACCAGGCGCATCTTGCATGCAGGAGGCGATCAAACCGGAAGCATACTGATGCAGTTTCTATTGGAAGATTCCGCAGAGAACATTACGCGCTTATCGGGCCATCAAGCTCTGGAATTGATGATTTCTCAAGGGCGTTGCACGGGTGTTCTTGTCTCTCAGCCTACAGGTGACCGCACGATTATCCGTGCCCGTCACATCGTTCTTGCGACAGGAGGGATTGGCCAATTGTATAACCAGACATCGAACTCCTCCGTTGCAACGGGCGACGGGTTGTCACTTGCTTACCACGCAGGAGCGGTGCTGGAAGATCTGGAGTTTGTCCAATTCCATCCGACGGTCCTAACCATCGGCGGCAAGTCTTGCGGATTGATTTCAGAGGCGGTTCGCGGGGAAGGAGCCCTGCTGGTGGACCGGAACGGCAAGCGCATCATGGAAGGCATCCATCCACTCATGGAACTCGCACCGCGTGATGTCGTGGCGAGAGCCATTGAATGGCATTGGCAACAACATGGCCCTGTGTACTTGGATGCCAGAAAAGTGGCTGAGTTTGCTCAACACTTTCCCTCAATCCAGACGAATTGTTTGCGCCACGGGATCGACCCGCGCTACGAACGGATCCCGGTGCGTCCCGGCGCTCATTTCCATATGGGCGGAGTAAAAACGGACAGCTACGGCGCGACGACGGTTGCAGGACTTTTTGCCATCGGGGAAGTGGCATCTACTGGCGTCCACGGAGCGAACCGACTGGCGAGCAATTCTTTGCTTGAAGGGTTGGTATTCGGTCGACGTCTGGCTAAACGCATCACAGAACTTACTCATCCAGAAGTGCCACTGGACGTGCCTGTAAATTTCAGCGCTAACCAACGGCTTGATTTTGAAGCGCTAGATGAAAGTGAATTGAAAAAAGAAATGACACATGTCGCAGGAATTTTGAGACATCCCAAACAACTGGAACGATTTCTGAAGGCGCATCCGCTGCGTTCGTTTCCACTTCGTGACTATTCGGATGAGCTCATTGCCGAGATCCACCGAAGCACCGCAAGCAGCCTCATTGCGACAGCCGCTTTATTGCGTGAAGAAAGCCGGGGCGGCCATTACCGGGTCGATATCCCGGAAATGAAAGAACAGTGGACCGGAAAAGTCATCGAGTTATCGAAGAACGGTGCGCATTTAAGTGAGCGTAAAATTCAATCCAAGGAGACAGTATGA
- the nadC gene encoding carboxylating nicotinate-nucleotide diphosphorylase — MNRLKAEQALKQFLLEDIGDRDVSSVLFSDTDHGEAIVRMKQDGVIAGLDCYIWGYGLLDASVSVELLKRDGDRVQAGEAIVKLTGPVASLLAGERVLLNLVQRMSAVATLTANCVEALGSSHTKIVDTRKTTPGLRMFEKYAVRAGGGFNHRNGLYDAVMLKDNHIAAAGSIIEAVKKVRDSLGHMTMIEVEVETEQQLMEAIEAQPDAIMFDNQSPETIRHWVQLVPESIRTEASGGIDLEKLALYRDTGVDVISIGALTHSVSNLDMSMNLSISHKEVFVR, encoded by the coding sequence ATGAATCGTTTGAAAGCAGAACAAGCGTTAAAGCAATTTTTACTCGAAGATATCGGGGACCGCGACGTATCGTCTGTATTGTTTAGCGATACCGATCACGGCGAAGCCATCGTCCGCATGAAACAAGACGGCGTCATTGCAGGGCTCGACTGTTACATATGGGGATACGGGCTATTGGATGCCTCGGTCAGTGTGGAACTGTTGAAACGGGATGGAGACCGGGTCCAAGCAGGAGAAGCCATCGTGAAATTAACTGGCCCGGTCGCCTCGCTGCTTGCCGGGGAGCGGGTGTTATTGAACTTAGTTCAGCGCATGAGCGCAGTGGCGACCTTGACGGCGAACTGTGTCGAAGCGCTCGGTTCGAGCCATACTAAAATCGTCGATACCCGCAAGACGACCCCGGGGCTGCGCATGTTTGAAAAATACGCAGTTCGCGCAGGCGGCGGGTTCAATCACCGAAACGGGCTGTACGATGCAGTCATGCTAAAAGACAATCACATCGCGGCTGCCGGCTCGATCATTGAGGCAGTGAAAAAAGTGCGCGACTCACTCGGCCATATGACGATGATCGAAGTGGAAGTCGAAACCGAGCAGCAATTGATGGAGGCTATAGAAGCTCAACCTGACGCCATCATGTTTGATAACCAGTCACCTGAGACAATTCGGCACTGGGTCCAGCTTGTGCCAGAATCGATTCGCACAGAAGCATCCGGCGGCATTGATCTCGAGAAGCTCGCGCTTTACCGCGACACCGGCGTCGATGTCATTTCGATTGGTGCCTTAACCCACAGCGTGTCGAATCTTGATATGAGCATGAATCTTTCCATATCCCATAAGGAGGTATTTGTACGATGA
- the nadA gene encoding quinolinate synthase NadA has product MTSLLEELQMADAMPKSYLTASTEELHKRAKQARETLGDRLYILGHHYQKDEVIAYADVKGDSLQLSQIAGRQTADYILFCGVHFMAETADILTEPHQAVILPDMRAGCSMADMANIDQTERAWLELQKLYGDTIVPLTYVNSTAAIKAFVGRNGGATVTSSNAEEMVEWALAQKQRMLFLPDQHLGRNTAVKLGIPLEQMAVWNPIRQKLELDCAIEEVQVILWKGHCSVHMNFLPKHIDNLRMKEPDRNILVHPECTYEVVSASDFAGSTKYIIDMIEASEPGSKWAIGTEMNLVNRLIKDFPDRDIVSLNPFMCPCLTMNRIDLPHFTWILEELVAGRVLNRIQVDKKTSVEAKMALEKML; this is encoded by the coding sequence ATGACTTCTTTGCTTGAAGAACTACAAATGGCGGACGCCATGCCAAAAAGTTACTTAACTGCATCGACTGAAGAACTGCACAAACGAGCAAAACAGGCCCGTGAAACACTTGGGGACCGACTGTATATTCTGGGCCACCATTACCAGAAAGACGAAGTAATTGCATATGCCGATGTTAAAGGCGACTCACTGCAATTGTCCCAAATTGCCGGCCGCCAAACGGCAGATTATATCTTATTCTGCGGCGTCCATTTCATGGCGGAAACGGCCGATATTTTGACCGAACCGCATCAAGCGGTCATCTTGCCGGATATGCGGGCGGGCTGTTCGATGGCGGATATGGCCAATATCGACCAAACTGAACGCGCTTGGCTGGAATTGCAGAAATTATATGGCGATACTATCGTTCCACTGACCTACGTCAATTCGACAGCGGCGATCAAAGCTTTTGTCGGCCGCAACGGCGGGGCGACCGTCACTTCCTCCAATGCCGAAGAAATGGTTGAATGGGCCTTGGCGCAAAAGCAGCGCATGCTGTTCTTGCCCGATCAGCATCTTGGGCGCAACACCGCGGTGAAACTGGGTATTCCGCTCGAGCAGATGGCTGTATGGAATCCCATCAGACAGAAGCTTGAACTCGACTGCGCCATAGAAGAAGTGCAAGTGATCTTGTGGAAAGGGCATTGCTCGGTCCATATGAATTTTCTGCCGAAACACATCGACAACCTGCGTATGAAAGAACCTGATCGCAATATCCTCGTCCATCCGGAATGTACGTACGAAGTCGTCAGCGCATCTGATTTTGCGGGTTCCACGAAATACATCATCGACATGATCGAAGCATCCGAACCAGGATCGAAATGGGCAATTGGCACGGAAATGAACCTTGTCAACCGGCTTATCAAGGATTTTCCAGACCGTGATATCGTCTCCTTAAATCCATTTATGTGTCCGTGTTTGACGATGAACCGCATCGATTTGCCGCATTTTACGTGGATCTTGGAAGAACTGGTGGCAGGCCGTGTCCTTAACCGCATTCAAGTAGATAAGAAAACGTCCGTGGAAGCGAAGATGGCTTTAGAGAAAATGTTATAA
- a CDS encoding LacI family DNA-binding transcriptional regulator produces MVSSKDVAKYAGVSQTTVSRVLNTPDRVKEPTYKKVMAAIDELNYIPDANARSLVQQKTDTIALVSGPLFNPFFVETTTSIVNFANENGFKVNVHFSKNENITDTYHSIFENKVDGIILSSILIEDPVFHKLEKSGIPFITYNRKHESNKNFVEMDNEQAGFLAADYLLSLGHETICWVGGPLEVSTFKGRYDGFLRAFQKNDVSVEQERVFLTDTSKEELHKTFLKMEQLKDKPTAIYAATDAIAIQMMDFYISAGYRVPEDISIIGIDNVEIGQHASINLTTVGVTSSANLGQLAIETLIDMIREKNNPCIQITKAVRLFERKTTMARRRV; encoded by the coding sequence ATGGTTTCATCAAAAGATGTAGCAAAATATGCAGGTGTTTCGCAAACGACCGTGTCACGTGTGTTGAATACTCCCGATCGAGTAAAAGAACCTACGTATAAAAAAGTGATGGCGGCCATCGACGAGTTAAATTATATTCCGGATGCGAATGCCCGCTCGCTCGTCCAGCAAAAAACCGATACCATCGCCTTGGTGTCAGGGCCTTTGTTTAACCCGTTTTTTGTAGAAACGACAACATCCATAGTTAATTTTGCCAATGAAAACGGCTTTAAAGTGAATGTCCATTTTTCTAAAAACGAAAACATTACCGATACGTACCACTCCATATTTGAAAACAAAGTGGACGGCATAATCCTGTCCTCTATTTTGATAGAGGATCCTGTTTTCCATAAGTTGGAAAAATCAGGAATTCCCTTCATTACTTACAATAGAAAGCACGAAAGCAATAAGAATTTTGTTGAAATGGATAACGAACAGGCAGGTTTTCTAGCTGCTGATTATTTATTATCGCTTGGTCATGAGACGATTTGCTGGGTGGGTGGGCCCCTAGAAGTCAGCACATTCAAAGGCCGGTATGACGGCTTTTTGAGAGCGTTTCAAAAAAATGATGTCTCAGTGGAGCAAGAGCGGGTTTTTCTAACCGATACAAGCAAAGAAGAATTGCATAAAACTTTTTTGAAAATGGAACAGTTGAAAGACAAACCGACGGCGATTTATGCAGCGACAGATGCTATTGCGATCCAGATGATGGATTTTTATATTTCAGCAGGCTATCGCGTCCCGGAAGATATTAGCATCATCGGCATCGACAATGTAGAAATCGGCCAGCATGCCTCCATCAACTTAACCACGGTCGGCGTTACTTCATCGGCGAATCTCGGTCAATTGGCGATCGAAACACTGATCGATATGATTCGCGAGAAAAATAACCCTTGTATTCAAATCACAAAAGCTGTTAGACTATTCGAAAGAAAGACAACAATGGCAAGAAGGAGGGTATAA